From the Esox lucius isolate fEsoLuc1 chromosome 21, fEsoLuc1.pri, whole genome shotgun sequence genome, one window contains:
- the tnikb gene encoding TRAF2 and NCK interacting kinase b isoform X7, with translation MASDSPARSLDEIDLSALRDPAGIFELVELVGNGTYGQVYKGRHVKTGQLAAIKVMDVTGDEEEEIKAEINMLKKYSHHRNIATYYGAFVKKNPPGVDDQLWLVMEFCGAGSVTDLIKNTKGNSLKEEWTAYICREILRGLTHLHQHKVIHRDIKGQNVLLTENAEVKLVDFGVSAQLDRTVGRRNTFIGTPYWMAPEVIACDENPEATYDFKSDLWSLGITAIEMAEGAPPLCDMHPMRALFLIPRNPAPRLKSKKWSKKFQSFIESCLVKSHGQRPSTEQLLKHPFIRELPNERQVRIQLKDHIDRTKKKRGERDETEYEYSGSEEEEEERDVGEPSSIINIPGESTLRRDFLRLQLANKERSEALRRQQLEQQQNEEHKRLLLAERQKRIEEQKEQRRRLEEQQRREREIRKQQEREQRRRYEEMEQLRRDEERRDEERRDEERRHAEREQVHTQEYIRRQLEEEQRQLEILQQQLLQEQALLMEYKRKQIEEQRQADRLQRQLQQERAYLVSLQQPRPQDKKQLYHYKDTAPSNDKPAWAKEVEERSKLNRQCSPALHHKGSNRISDPSLPPRSEPFSSGGIEQSRTPPTHHSVEPQMAHLVQVKSHGLSGSQSLHDPAGVTGLSPSPSPSPGRPPMPRQNSDPTSDTPPPPPHPRLVPPPDKLDRSSWLRTDLDLPPKVPQRTTSISPALVRKNSPGNGLGGLAPRAGAHLIRASNPDLRRTDVSMETPLKRMSSGSSSSSSTPSSQGGSNERGVSKVEGSAGPAQETKDDNRDVTLTRPSRPASYKRAVDEDLTALAKELRDLRQGEELNRPPAKVTDYSSSSDESQSDEDEGGEGRSNDGSVAVSDIPRIMPAAGQSGGDAYGVIGGHNDSHDDSYGNSSQDSTLMMRETYGDRRRSSTLAEGNGFCYNANLPDLVQQSPSPLVSPGDGSGRSHPEYGMGSGSGSKSSSFTPFVDPRVYGTSPTEDDDENSAPALFPNELLLHEQARLNEARKISVVNVNPTNIRPHSDTPEIRKYKKRFNSEILCAALWGVNLLVGTENGLMLLDRSGQGKVYNLISRRRFQQMDVLEGLNVLVTISGKKNKLRVYYLSWLRNRILHNDPEVEKKQGWITVGELEGCVHYKVVKYERIKFLVIALKNSVEIYAWAPKPYHKFMAFKSFTDLQHRPQLVDLTVEEGQRLKVIYGSSVGFHVIDVDSGNPYDIYVPSHIQSQVTPHAIVVLPRTDGMEMLLCYEDEGVYVNTYGRITKDVVLQWGEMPTSVAYIHSNQIMGWGEKAIEIRSVETGHLDGVFMHKRAQRLKFLSERNDKVFFASVRSGGSSQVFFMTLNRSSMMNW, from the exons GGTCGCCATGTCAAAACAGGCCAGCTTGCCGCCATCAAAGTTATGGATGTTACTGGC gatgaggaggaggagattaAAGCCGAGATCAACATGTTGAAGAAGTACAGCCACCATCGTAACATCGCTACCTACTACGGCGCCTTCGTCAAGAAGAACCCCCCGGGCGTTGACGACCAGCTGTGG ttggtgATGGAGTTCTGTGGGGCTGGCTCAGTAACAGATCTCATTAAAAACACCAAGGGGAACTCTCTGAAGGAGGAGTGGACGGCCTACATCTGTAGAGAGATCCTCAGG GGTCTGACCCACCTTCACCAACACAAGGTCATCCACAGAGACATAAAGGGTCAGAACGTCCTGCTGACTGAGAATGCAGAGGTCAAACTGG tGGACTTTGGCGTGAGTGCCCAATTGGACCGTACTGTGGGGAGAAGGAACACATTCATAGGGACACCATATTGGATGGCTCCTGAAGTAATCGCCTGCGACGAAAACCCAGAGGCCACCTACGACTTCAAG AGTGACCTGTGGTCTCTGGGTATTACGGCTATAGAGATGGCAGAAGGAGCACCAC CGCTGTGTGACATGCATCCAATGAGAGCCCTCTTCCTCATCCCCAGAAACCCCGCCCCCAGACTCAAGTCGAAAAAGTG GTCTAAGAAGTTCCAGTCGTTCATTGAGAGCTGCTTGGTGAAGAGTCACGGTCAGAGACCGAGCACAGAGCAGCTGTTGAAACACCCCTTTATCAGAGAGCTGCCCAACGAACGACAGGTCCGCATCCAGCTGAAGGACCACATCGACAGGACCAAGAAGAAgcggggagagaggg atgAGACAGAGTATGAGTACAGTGgcagtgaggaagaggaggaagaacggGATGTGGGGGAACCaag CTCCATTATTAACATCCCTGGGGAGTCAACATTGAGGCGGGACTTCCTGAGGTTGCAGCTGGCCAATAAGGAGCGGTCTGAGGCTCTGAGGAGGCAGCAGTTGGAGCAACAGCAGAACGAGGAACACAAGCGCCTCCTGTTGGCAGAGCGACAGAAACGtattgaggaacagaaagaacagagaaGGAGACTGGAGGAG CAACAGCGTAGAGAGCGTGAGATCCGAAAACAGCAGGAGAGGGAACAGAGGAGGCGCTACGAAGAGATGGAGCAGCTGCGGAGGGATGAGGAGCGGAGGGATGAGGAGCGGAGGGATGAGGAGCGGCGACACGCCGAGAGagaacaggtacacacacag GAGTATATCCGTAggcagctggaggaggagcaaaGACAGCTGGAGATTCTACAGCAACAACTCCTCCAGGAGCAGGCTTTACTGATG GAGTACAAGCGAAAGCAGATTGAGGAGCAGCGGCAGGCTGATCGTCTCCAAAGACAGTTGCAGCAGGAGCGGGCCTACCTTGTGTCCCTCCAGCAGCCCCGACCGCAGGACAAGAAACAGCTGTACCACTACAAAGACACAGCCCCCAGTAATGACAAGCCGGCCTGGGCCAAGGAG gtggaGGAGCGTTCCAAGCTCAACAGACAGTGTTCTCCGGCGCTGCACCATAAAGGGTCAAACCGTATCTCCGACCCGTCCCTGCCGCCTCGCTCCGAGCCCTTCAGCAGTGGGGGCATAGAGCAATCCAgaacaccacccacacaccactctgtagaaccacag ATGGCCCACCTGGTGCAGGTGAAGTCCCACGGGCTGTCTGGTTCCCAGTCTCTACATGACCCTGCAGGGGTCACTGGCCTGTCCCCCTCCCCGTCCCCCTCCCCCGGTCGTCCCCCTATGCCTCGCCAGAACTCTGACCCCACCTCAGACACTCCTCCTCCGCCACCTCACCCTCGCCTTGTTCCCCCACCTGACAAATTGGACCGCAGCTCCTGGCTACGAACAGACCTGGACCTGCCTCCCAAG GTGCCCCAGAGGACCACGTCTATCTCTCCAGCCCTGGTCCGGAAGAACTCTCCTGGGAATGGTCTAGGAGGCCTCGCTCCCAGAGCTGGGGCACACCTGATACGAGCCAG TAACCCGGACCTGCGGAGGACTGATGTCTCCATGGAAACTCCCCTGAAGAGGATGAGCAGTGGCAGTTCTTCCAGCTCATCTACCCCTTCCTCCCAGGGGGGCAGCAACGAGCGAG gAGTCAGTAAGGTGGAGGGGTCTGCGGGGCCGGCCCAGGAAACCAAAGACGACAACAGAGACGTGACCCTGACGCGGCCCAGCAGGCCTGCT AGCTATAAGAGAGCTGTGGATGAG GACCTGACCGCTCTGGCCAAGGAGCTGCGGGATCTACGTCAGGGGGAGGAGCTTAACCGGCCACCTGCCAAGGTGACGGACTACTCTTCATCCAGTGACGAGTCACAGAGTGACGAGGATGAGGGTGGGGAGGGGAGGAGCAACGACGGCTCCGTAGCGGTCAGCGACATCCCACGGATCAT gccgGCTGCGGGGCAGAGCGGTGGGGATGCTTATGGCGTGATAGGAGGCCATAATGATTCCCACGACGATTCCTATGGCAACAGTTCCCAAGACAGCACCCTGATGATGAGAGAG ACATATGGGGACAGGAGGCGGAGCTCCACGCTCGCTGAGGGCAACGGTTTCTGCTACAATGCTAATCTGCCCGATCTGGTGCAGCAAAGCCCCTCCCCCCTGGTCTCCCCTGGTGATGGCTCTGGGCGCAGCCACCCTGAA TATGGCATGGGAAGTGGGAGTGGCTCCAAGTCCTCCTCCTTCACGCCCTTTGTTGATCCACGAGTCTATGGAACGTCACCAactgaagatgatgatgaaaaCTCTGCCCCGG CCCTCTTTCCAAATGAGTTGCTACTGCATGAGCAGGCCCGACTGAACGAGGCCAGAAAGATCAGCGTGGTCAACGTGAACCCAACCAACATTCGACCTCACAGCGACACGCCAGAGATCCGCAAATACAAGAAACGCTTCAACTCTGAGATCCTGTGCGCTGCCCTCTGGG GTGTGAACTTGCTAGTTGGAACGGAGAATGGTCTGATGTTGCTGGACCGCAGCGGTCAGGGGAAAGTCTACAACCTGATCAGCCGCCGACGCTTCCAACAGATGGATGTTCTGGAGGGACTCAATGTCCTAGTCACCATATCAG ggaAGAAGAACAAGCTGCGTGTGTACTACCTGTCCTGGCTGAGGAACAGGATATTACACAATGACCCAGAGGTGGAGAAGAAGCAGGGTTGGATTACTGTAGGAGAGTTGGAGGGCTGTGTGCACTACAAAGTCG TGAAGTATGAGAGGATCAAGTTTCTGGTCATCGCTCTGAAGAACTCAGTGGAGATCTACGCCTGGGCACCCAAGCCCTACCACAAGTTCATGGCCttcaag TCGTTCACTGACCTGCAGCACCGCCCCCAGCTCGTTGACCTCACTGTGGAGGAAGGTCAGAGGCTGAAGGTCATCTATGGCTCCAGTGTTGGGTTCCATGTCATTGATGTTGACTCTGGCAACCCTTACGATATCTACGTCCCCTCCCAC ATTCAGAGTCAGGTGACGCCCCATGCCATCGTGGTGCTGCCGCGGACCGACGGGATGGAGATGCTGCTGTGTTATGAGGACGAGGGCGTGTATGTCAACACCTATGGGCGCATCACGAAAGACGTGGTGCTGCAGTGGGGAGAGATGCCCACCTCTGTTG CCTACATCCACTCCAATCAGATCATGGGCTGGGGAGAGAAGGCCATTGAGATCCGCTCCGTGGAGACGGGACACCTCGACGGAGTTTTCATGCACAAGCGAGCTCAGCGACTGAAGTTCCTGTCAGAGAGGAACGACAAG GTGTTTTTCGCCTCTGTGCGTTCCGGCGGCAGTAGTCAAGTCTTCTTCATGACCCTGAACCGCAGCTCCATGATGAACTGGTAA
- the tnikb gene encoding TRAF2 and NCK interacting kinase b isoform X12 codes for MASDSPARSLDEIDLSALRDPAGIFELVELVGNGTYGQVYKGRHVKTGQLAAIKVMDVTGDEEEEIKAEINMLKKYSHHRNIATYYGAFVKKNPPGVDDQLWLVMEFCGAGSVTDLIKNTKGNSLKEEWTAYICREILRGLTHLHQHKVIHRDIKGQNVLLTENAEVKLVDFGVSAQLDRTVGRRNTFIGTPYWMAPEVIACDENPEATYDFKSDLWSLGITAIEMAEGAPPLCDMHPMRALFLIPRNPAPRLKSKKWSKKFQSFIESCLVKSHGQRPSTEQLLKHPFIRELPNERQVRIQLKDHIDRTKKKRGERDETEYEYSGSEEEEEERDVGEPSSIINIPGESTLRRDFLRLQLANKERSEALRRQQLEQQQNEEHKRLLLAERQKRIEEQKEQRRRLEEQQRREREIRKQQEREQRRRYEEMEQLRRDEERRDEERRDEERRHAEREQEYKRKQIEEQRQADRLQRQLQQERAYLVSLQQPRPQDKKQLYHYKDTAPSNDKPAWAKEVEERSKLNRQCSPALHHKGSNRISDPSLPPRSEPFSSGGIEQSRTPPTHHSVEPQMAHLVQVKSHGLSGSQSLHDPAGVTGLSPSPSPSPGRPPMPRQNSDPTSDTPPPPPHPRLVPPPDKLDRSSWLRTDLDLPPKVPQRTTSISPALVRKNSPGNGLGGLAPRAGAHLIRASNPDLRRTDVSMETPLKRMSSGSSSSSSTPSSQGGSNERGVSKVEGSAGPAQETKDDNRDVTLTRPSRPADLTALAKELRDLRQGEELNRPPAKVTDYSSSSDESQSDEDEGGEGRSNDGSVAVSDIPRIMPAAGQSGGDAYGVIGGHNDSHDDSYGNSSQDSTLMMRETYGDRRRSSTLAEGNGFCYNANLPDLVQQSPSPLVSPGDGSGRSHPEYGMGSGSGSKSSSFTPFVDPRVYGTSPTEDDDENSAPALFPNELLLHEQARLNEARKISVVNVNPTNIRPHSDTPEIRKYKKRFNSEILCAALWGVNLLVGTENGLMLLDRSGQGKVYNLISRRRFQQMDVLEGLNVLVTISGKKNKLRVYYLSWLRNRILHNDPEVEKKQGWITVGELEGCVHYKVVKYERIKFLVIALKNSVEIYAWAPKPYHKFMAFKSFTDLQHRPQLVDLTVEEGQRLKVIYGSSVGFHVIDVDSGNPYDIYVPSHIQSQVTPHAIVVLPRTDGMEMLLCYEDEGVYVNTYGRITKDVVLQWGEMPTSVAYIHSNQIMGWGEKAIEIRSVETGHLDGVFMHKRAQRLKFLSERNDKVFFASVRSGGSSQVFFMTLNRSSMMNW; via the exons GGTCGCCATGTCAAAACAGGCCAGCTTGCCGCCATCAAAGTTATGGATGTTACTGGC gatgaggaggaggagattaAAGCCGAGATCAACATGTTGAAGAAGTACAGCCACCATCGTAACATCGCTACCTACTACGGCGCCTTCGTCAAGAAGAACCCCCCGGGCGTTGACGACCAGCTGTGG ttggtgATGGAGTTCTGTGGGGCTGGCTCAGTAACAGATCTCATTAAAAACACCAAGGGGAACTCTCTGAAGGAGGAGTGGACGGCCTACATCTGTAGAGAGATCCTCAGG GGTCTGACCCACCTTCACCAACACAAGGTCATCCACAGAGACATAAAGGGTCAGAACGTCCTGCTGACTGAGAATGCAGAGGTCAAACTGG tGGACTTTGGCGTGAGTGCCCAATTGGACCGTACTGTGGGGAGAAGGAACACATTCATAGGGACACCATATTGGATGGCTCCTGAAGTAATCGCCTGCGACGAAAACCCAGAGGCCACCTACGACTTCAAG AGTGACCTGTGGTCTCTGGGTATTACGGCTATAGAGATGGCAGAAGGAGCACCAC CGCTGTGTGACATGCATCCAATGAGAGCCCTCTTCCTCATCCCCAGAAACCCCGCCCCCAGACTCAAGTCGAAAAAGTG GTCTAAGAAGTTCCAGTCGTTCATTGAGAGCTGCTTGGTGAAGAGTCACGGTCAGAGACCGAGCACAGAGCAGCTGTTGAAACACCCCTTTATCAGAGAGCTGCCCAACGAACGACAGGTCCGCATCCAGCTGAAGGACCACATCGACAGGACCAAGAAGAAgcggggagagaggg atgAGACAGAGTATGAGTACAGTGgcagtgaggaagaggaggaagaacggGATGTGGGGGAACCaag CTCCATTATTAACATCCCTGGGGAGTCAACATTGAGGCGGGACTTCCTGAGGTTGCAGCTGGCCAATAAGGAGCGGTCTGAGGCTCTGAGGAGGCAGCAGTTGGAGCAACAGCAGAACGAGGAACACAAGCGCCTCCTGTTGGCAGAGCGACAGAAACGtattgaggaacagaaagaacagagaaGGAGACTGGAGGAG CAACAGCGTAGAGAGCGTGAGATCCGAAAACAGCAGGAGAGGGAACAGAGGAGGCGCTACGAAGAGATGGAGCAGCTGCGGAGGGATGAGGAGCGGAGGGATGAGGAGCGGAGGGATGAGGAGCGGCGACACGCCGAGAGagaacag GAGTACAAGCGAAAGCAGATTGAGGAGCAGCGGCAGGCTGATCGTCTCCAAAGACAGTTGCAGCAGGAGCGGGCCTACCTTGTGTCCCTCCAGCAGCCCCGACCGCAGGACAAGAAACAGCTGTACCACTACAAAGACACAGCCCCCAGTAATGACAAGCCGGCCTGGGCCAAGGAG gtggaGGAGCGTTCCAAGCTCAACAGACAGTGTTCTCCGGCGCTGCACCATAAAGGGTCAAACCGTATCTCCGACCCGTCCCTGCCGCCTCGCTCCGAGCCCTTCAGCAGTGGGGGCATAGAGCAATCCAgaacaccacccacacaccactctgtagaaccacag ATGGCCCACCTGGTGCAGGTGAAGTCCCACGGGCTGTCTGGTTCCCAGTCTCTACATGACCCTGCAGGGGTCACTGGCCTGTCCCCCTCCCCGTCCCCCTCCCCCGGTCGTCCCCCTATGCCTCGCCAGAACTCTGACCCCACCTCAGACACTCCTCCTCCGCCACCTCACCCTCGCCTTGTTCCCCCACCTGACAAATTGGACCGCAGCTCCTGGCTACGAACAGACCTGGACCTGCCTCCCAAG GTGCCCCAGAGGACCACGTCTATCTCTCCAGCCCTGGTCCGGAAGAACTCTCCTGGGAATGGTCTAGGAGGCCTCGCTCCCAGAGCTGGGGCACACCTGATACGAGCCAG TAACCCGGACCTGCGGAGGACTGATGTCTCCATGGAAACTCCCCTGAAGAGGATGAGCAGTGGCAGTTCTTCCAGCTCATCTACCCCTTCCTCCCAGGGGGGCAGCAACGAGCGAG gAGTCAGTAAGGTGGAGGGGTCTGCGGGGCCGGCCCAGGAAACCAAAGACGACAACAGAGACGTGACCCTGACGCGGCCCAGCAGGCCTGCT GACCTGACCGCTCTGGCCAAGGAGCTGCGGGATCTACGTCAGGGGGAGGAGCTTAACCGGCCACCTGCCAAGGTGACGGACTACTCTTCATCCAGTGACGAGTCACAGAGTGACGAGGATGAGGGTGGGGAGGGGAGGAGCAACGACGGCTCCGTAGCGGTCAGCGACATCCCACGGATCAT gccgGCTGCGGGGCAGAGCGGTGGGGATGCTTATGGCGTGATAGGAGGCCATAATGATTCCCACGACGATTCCTATGGCAACAGTTCCCAAGACAGCACCCTGATGATGAGAGAG ACATATGGGGACAGGAGGCGGAGCTCCACGCTCGCTGAGGGCAACGGTTTCTGCTACAATGCTAATCTGCCCGATCTGGTGCAGCAAAGCCCCTCCCCCCTGGTCTCCCCTGGTGATGGCTCTGGGCGCAGCCACCCTGAA TATGGCATGGGAAGTGGGAGTGGCTCCAAGTCCTCCTCCTTCACGCCCTTTGTTGATCCACGAGTCTATGGAACGTCACCAactgaagatgatgatgaaaaCTCTGCCCCGG CCCTCTTTCCAAATGAGTTGCTACTGCATGAGCAGGCCCGACTGAACGAGGCCAGAAAGATCAGCGTGGTCAACGTGAACCCAACCAACATTCGACCTCACAGCGACACGCCAGAGATCCGCAAATACAAGAAACGCTTCAACTCTGAGATCCTGTGCGCTGCCCTCTGGG GTGTGAACTTGCTAGTTGGAACGGAGAATGGTCTGATGTTGCTGGACCGCAGCGGTCAGGGGAAAGTCTACAACCTGATCAGCCGCCGACGCTTCCAACAGATGGATGTTCTGGAGGGACTCAATGTCCTAGTCACCATATCAG ggaAGAAGAACAAGCTGCGTGTGTACTACCTGTCCTGGCTGAGGAACAGGATATTACACAATGACCCAGAGGTGGAGAAGAAGCAGGGTTGGATTACTGTAGGAGAGTTGGAGGGCTGTGTGCACTACAAAGTCG TGAAGTATGAGAGGATCAAGTTTCTGGTCATCGCTCTGAAGAACTCAGTGGAGATCTACGCCTGGGCACCCAAGCCCTACCACAAGTTCATGGCCttcaag TCGTTCACTGACCTGCAGCACCGCCCCCAGCTCGTTGACCTCACTGTGGAGGAAGGTCAGAGGCTGAAGGTCATCTATGGCTCCAGTGTTGGGTTCCATGTCATTGATGTTGACTCTGGCAACCCTTACGATATCTACGTCCCCTCCCAC ATTCAGAGTCAGGTGACGCCCCATGCCATCGTGGTGCTGCCGCGGACCGACGGGATGGAGATGCTGCTGTGTTATGAGGACGAGGGCGTGTATGTCAACACCTATGGGCGCATCACGAAAGACGTGGTGCTGCAGTGGGGAGAGATGCCCACCTCTGTTG CCTACATCCACTCCAATCAGATCATGGGCTGGGGAGAGAAGGCCATTGAGATCCGCTCCGTGGAGACGGGACACCTCGACGGAGTTTTCATGCACAAGCGAGCTCAGCGACTGAAGTTCCTGTCAGAGAGGAACGACAAG GTGTTTTTCGCCTCTGTGCGTTCCGGCGGCAGTAGTCAAGTCTTCTTCATGACCCTGAACCGCAGCTCCATGATGAACTGGTAA